The genome window CAATAAAACATCTTTCATGTGCCGAGTCATGATCTTCCTCCCTTCTATCCTCCCAAACTTACTCCTATGAGCCTTCCTATAACATAGGTAACGCCAGCAGCACTAAGCCCAAAGAAAATCTGGCGCAATCCAGAGAAAAGAAGGCTCTTACCTGTAACAAGAGTAATACCGGCACCAATAAGGAAAAGGCCAATGGTACTTAATAGAGCGCTCAATATAATAGCAGCGGTTCCTTCAAGAAAAAAGAAGGGAAAAACGGGAAATATCGCCCCTATAGAAAACAAGAAAAAGGATGTTAAAGCTGCCTCCCATGCGGAACCGCCAAGTTCGTCGGGATCTATACCAAGTTCTTCGCGAGCAAGAGTGTCGAGAGCTGTATTAGGATCAGAAATCATATGATGTGCCATTTGACGGGCTTTTTCTGGAGCAATACCTTTGGCCTGATAGATAAGAGCCAACTCTTCCATTTCTTCTTCAGGACTCTCTTCAAGTTCTTCCTGTTCAATACCAATCTGATTCTCATAAAGTTCTCTGGAACTCTGAACAGAGAGCCATTCACCTAAAGCCATGGAAATAGCTCCTGCTAAAAGGCCTGCCAAACCTGTTATGAGAATAGTATGAGCACTCATTTCTGCACCAGCAACCCCCATAACAAGGCTTAAATTAGAGACGAGACCATCATTCGCTCCAAGTACGGCAGCACGCAGAGCATTGCCTCCTGTTGCCGGGTGGCGACCTTCAAGGCGGGCTACTGCCCCACCTTCAAGACCTTTACCTTCTTTAGATAAAACACGGAAAATTCGAGAGTGAGATCGCTCCTGAGCAGCCATGGATTGGGCAAGTGGATCGTTCTGCTCTGAATATGATGAACCGGCTTTACTTTCTATAGCTGCTACAGAGGGAAGAATAAAAGAGGTGCCCAATACTTTAGAAAGAAAGGTATATGTGCGTAAACGCCATCCTTTTTTGAATACGGGAACCACGCCGCCGGATTCTTCTATTTTTTTCACCCATTTGGCAGCGTGGCTCCGTTCAGTTTCTGCTAAGCGTTTATAAATATCTGCTAAAGACTCATTTTTTTCATGGAGAGTCATTATATCGTAAAGTTCTGCTGCTTCTAGTTCTTCTAAAAGATTTCGTTTATATCGTTTAAGATCATCTGATGCTGTCAATTTTTTCCTCTCCTTCCAGTACATAAAAAGACGCTTCCATTGTACATTCTGGAGAGAAAAGAGAAAAAGATTATTCTTTAAAAACGGGTAATTTTTCGAGATAAATTACATCTTTCCCATCGTAGCCACCCTCTTCGAGTAATACAGCCACCTTAGCCACAACTGTGCAATTGACATGAGAGAGAAGGTTTTCAAGTGCCTTTAATGATCCGCCAGTAGAAACAACATCGTCTACAATGCAAACTTTTTTATTTTCAAGTTTCGCTGCATCAAGTCCATCAAGAACGATAACCTGTGGTTCCCTAGTGGTTATAGACTGTACTTTCTCAATAACAGGATTCTCCATATATCCCTTAACTGACTTGCGGACAATAACATAATTTATACCTAAACGTCTGGCTATAGCATGAGTTAAAGGAATACCCTTTGCCTCGGGACAAACAAGGTAATCTACGCCTTCCGGCAATTTTCGATACAAGTCTTCAGCTGTTCGTTCTATAAGTTCAGTATCGCCAAGCATAACAAAAGAAGCAATAACAAGATCATCTGCAACACGTACTTTTTTTAAATTTCTGGTCAAGCCAGAAAGATGTAATTCGTAAATGTCTTTCACTTTATCATCACACTCCGAAGAAAAATTTGATCGCTAATCCTGCAAGCAAGCCGAAGAAGGGGTTCCAACGGGCAGAGACAAGGGTTGTCGCTGCAATGACCATACCCCATGGGCCAAAGCCAAAAGGCCCAGCAAATTCAGGTGCAGAAACAATAGCTCCCTGGATATTTGTTGCAAAAGTAACGAAAGTTCCAAGAATAAAAAGGAAACCGGCAATGGAAGAACGGTGCACATATCGTCCAATGACAGGAAGAAGTTTGAGAAGCAGAATCAACGCCATAAGAGCCATCATAATAACGGAGGCAAGAATGGGATTGGGGGCTGTTGCCGTTCCGGAAATAATAGCCTCTACAGGTCCACCGCCAAAAAGAGACGAGCCCATATCCGCCAAGCTGGAGTAAATAGCAAGGTCATCAATGTTGGTGTTAACTCCCGCAATATTGCCCGTAATTTTTCCAAAACTGATATTAGCTCCTATGTTGAGACAGGCAAGGGCAAGTCCACCAACTAGGATTCGAGGGTGTTTCCAAATTTGCCACTCGATATTTCCAAAATGGAAGCGTTCACGTGAAAGGTCGACCTTTACCTCTTCAAGGGCTACTTTTTTGCTGACTCGAAGATAGTTATATATAGCTGTGGAAACAAGAACTGAAATAATAATCGTCCAGGCCAGGTCTTTCGTTATAAGCCAAACGGCAAAGCCTGATATCATTGACGCTGTTCCGGACCAACGCTCAGAGTTCAGAAGTTCAACAGCGACATAGGCCAACATAATGCCGACACCGGCCATCATAGATGAAACGATGGTGGGGCCAATAAATTGCACAATGGCTTCATTCAAACCCAGAACTGAAGGAATTATAAGAAAGGCTGCACCCCAGAAAACGAGGCTTAAACGTTCTTTAACGTTACGTCCCATAGTTCCAGCCAGGGTAATCGTCTCTGCCTGAAAGGAAATTGTTGCGACAGAATTAAATGTAAGGGAACCTGCAATACCTATGATAAAAGCGATTGCCGTAGGAAAAGCGGCAAAACCAAAACTTAAAGCGAGTAATCCTTGAGGAATTCCGTTTACTACAACAGCTAGAGCTGTAAGAATATTGGTAAGCATAATGATCACGTTCTCCTTGTATAAGAGTTCAACTTCCGGGGGACCCCGAATGCAAACATTTTTACCCAAAAAGTGTTTTTTGTAAAGGTATAAAGGCAATATTCAGCTTTTCCCCTATTTATTGTTTAAGATATAATAGTGTTATGATTTTAAAAATTAGTAGCACGAAAAAGGAGGCAAAGCATGACTCTACCGACCATAACATCCGAAAATCTTGAACAGATTATCTCCTTTCACGGACACTGGTGTCCTGGTCTGGCTATCGGAATACGAGCTGCCCAGATTGCCCTTTCTCAAATTGGGCACAGTTCTGACGAAGAGATGGTCGCTTTGTGTGAAACTGATATGTGCGGAATAGACGCCGTCCAATTCCTTACGGGATGTACTCTGGGGAAAGGGAACCTTATTGTCCGACCATATGGGAAGATGGCCTTTTCTTTTTACAGAAGGAAAGATGGAAAAGCGATTCGTCTCGTTTTAAAAAAAGATTCCGGAAAGGGAACAGGCAGCTCCGACTATCGGGAACTTCAAAAAAAAGTCAACATGAACACTATTACAGAAGAAGAACGTCTTCACTTTGAAGAACTTAGAAAAGAACGATGTAACGCGATCATGACAATGCCCATCGACGAACTTTTCGAAATAAAAGAAGTACGAGAACCTGTTCCTGCTCACGCTCCAATGACAGGAAGTCTTACATGTGCTCTTTGCGGAGAAAGCGTTATGGAAACAAAGGCACGATTTTTTCAAGGAAATAGCTACTGCCTTCCCTGTTTCGAAAAAATCGTACCTCGTCCATAATCACCATGCAGGGATAATAACTGGAGTTCCATGAATAAATTCAATATCCACGTCAATATCGTAAATATCGGCAATAACAGAGGGAGAAATTTCTTTTTTACCTAAAACGTAGCGAATTTCTCCCTTTTTCATAAAAATAAAGCGATCTCCATATCTCAAAGCCATTGTAAGATCATGAATTGACATCACTGCCGAAAGACCATGTCCTTGAATTATATGCTTTAAGGTTTCCATAATTTCAATCTGATTTCGTACATCAAGACTGCTGATGGGCTCGTCAAGCAATAAAATCTGGGGCTCTTGCACCAAAGCCCTGGCAATCGTTACCTTTTGCAGTTCTCCACCGCTCATTTCATCAAGATAGCGAAGAGCGAGGTCATCAAGACCGAGAGTGTGAATAATTGCATCAACCTTTTTGATGTCACTCTCTGCAAGACGCCACCCAACGTACGGCCGACGGCCAAGGAGAATAGCATCAAAAGCCGTCAGACGAACTTTTTCGCAACTTTGAGGAACATATCCAATACGCCTGGCAATGTCTCGTCCCGACATATGAAGCATATCTTTCTTTTCTAAATGAATAGTTCCTTTTTGAGGTCGATTAATACCATTTAAACAACGAAGAAGCGTTGTTTTTCCAGATCCGTTAGGTCCAAGGATCATTACCATCTCCTGTCTTCCTACAGACAACGATATATCTTTTAAAATAAGATGTTGCCCATAAGCAAAATGGAGATCCTCAACCGAAAGAATCATGAACGGCCCCTCCTCAGAACAAGCCAGATAAAAAGAGGAGCTCCCAAGAAAGACGTCAGCACAGAAACAGGAAGGATACGAGGAGCGAGAATAAGCCTTGCAGCCGTATCAGCTCCCAAAAGAAGAAGGGCACCGAAAATAGCAGTTCCTGGAATAAGAAATCGATGGTCATCACCGATAATCAATCGAACCATATGTGGACATACGAGACCGACGAAACCTATAACACCTACGAAGGCAACTATTACGGCCGAGACAAGGGAAGCACAGAGCATTCCCATAAGACGAATTCGCTGCACCTGAACTCCCAGCCCCAATGCGGCCTCTTCCCCTGCATCAATAGCGTTGTAATCCCATCGATGAATAAAGAAATAAATGAGCACTATACCGATAAAAAGGCTCATAATCCGGAGTTCTTTCCATCCTGCCCTGGCCACATCTCCAAAGGTCCAAAAAACCATAGCCGCCAGCTGGGCATCATCAGCAAAATACTGCAATAACATTGTAGCTGCCGTAAAAAGCGAGGCAAGGGCCACTCCTGTCAAAGCCATTGATTCAGGTGAAGCTCCCCTCATTCTTGAAAGCAAAATAATAATTCCCGTAGCTATCAAGCTCGATAAAAAAGCGGCTCCAGTAGCAGCGAAGGGGCTAAAAATAGCAATAGCATCTGCTTGACTACTATGCATTTTCCCTGCCCCAAGAACCATAACAGAAAGTGCTGCTCCAAAAGCCGCTGCATTTGAAATACCTAAGGTAAAGGGAGATCCCAAAGGATTTCGCAAAATAGATTGCATTACGACACCAGCAACAGAAAGGGCCGCACCTGCAACAAGAGCAGCTAATGTCTGTGGAAGACGGACGTTCCAAATAATCAATCGCCACTTGCTCATTTCTCCTCTTCCTGTGAGTGTAGCAAGAACATCCATCGGAGGAATACGAACGGCCCCTAACGAAATTGACATAACCACCGTTACCGCCAGTAAGACAAGCCCCATACCAAGCCATAACCTTTTTTTAACCTGATATTCTTTATAGACTGGTGAAAGTGTTCCTTCTTCCAAATGCACGATTTGTCCCTACTTTAACGGAATTTTTTTGAATGCCATGTGGCTAAAGAGAGCGTTTATCTCTTCAAAAACACCTTTTCCTACAAGAAATGTATATATTTCATCAGCCTTTTGTGCTGGATCAATATCTTCAAAATGGTCAGGATAAAGAATCTTTCCTACAAAATATGCATCAGCAAGTATGGAACCGAAATTTTGAGTGTACCAATTATATGGAAGAACGCCGTACACATTTCCGCTCTTTACAGCCCGAAGCTCTTTGTAGACGGGGTCATTTTTTAATTCCCACACTGCATTTGTCTGCTCACCGCCGTTCAGAGTAGAGAGATCAACGAAAATGATATCGGGGTCCCATTCAAGAAGCTTTTCTCGCGCAATATCGGCGTGAGTATTTTTATTGGAAACACCGTGATCTGGAGAAGCTACATGGCGTGCTTTGGTAAAGATAAAAGGAGGATAGGCCAATTCTGTCGACCTAAATCCATGAGCACCCCGAGAAGCAACTCCACCGACATAACATGTTTTCCGTTCGGAATCGGCAATATTTTGTGTTCTTTGCTCCAGGTCAGCAATACTCTTTTCAAAATATTCAATAATCGCTTCAGCCCGATCGGCACGATCTACAATTTTGCCCATAATACGTAAAGAAGCATAGAGGTCTTCACGCAAATGTGCCAGATTACCATAATTTAGTCCAACAACGGGAATACCCGTCTTTTCTTGTAAAACCCGAGCCGGAATGCCAGCATCAGGATAGGTTTTAAAGATTACCTCAGGCAAGGGACTTAAACCAAGAATAAGTTCGGGATGGGCATTACCTCGAAACTCTCCCATAAGAGGCATATCTCTAAATTGAGGATTAGCTAAAGCGTAAGGGCGCGGTCCGAAATCTTTTCTTTTTTCATTATCTTCCACAGCAACTACGAGATCTTGCGCCTGCAAATATGTAAGAAGTCTGAGACATCCAGAACCAGAACAGACAACATGTTGAATTGAACTCGGAACCTCAATTTGCTGCCCGGTTCCGTCAGTAATAATCTGCAATGTGTCACTTTTTTCGGAAGCCATTCCTTGGAGAGGGAAAATTACTATACAAAAGAGAAGCATACTACACAACGTCTTGCGCCACTTCATAAATAACACCCCTTCTTCATAAAAAAGCTAAATGATAGCACGAACTTTGTAAATCGTAGCACATATAGGGTGAAAGAGCAAAATCATCTCTGGGGTGTTATTTCCCCTTTTCAATGCAACCTGCTAATGGTTATTCAAAGAAAGCAGAACAGTATCGGCAATCATCTTGGCAGCCTGAGGAGAGGCTAATTTCCGTGTCTCACAGCGCAACTCAAAAAGACGATTATGAGCTGTATGTAACTCCCTCACATGATGCACAACATCAGCAGCTGACCTCGCCCAAATTCCCGCTCCACACGATTCGATATACCGGGCATTATTTATTTCCTGCTTCGGAATAGGATTAATCATGAGCATGGGAACGCCGACGCAAAAAGCTTCACTCACGGTAAGACCTCCCGGCTTAGTAATCATAAGGTCGGCTTCCTTCATATAATGATCCAGATTATTGACAAACCCAAGAAGTTTGCAATGAAGCCTTTCTGGAATCTGTCGGCGTTTCAACTGATCAATAAGATCTTCATTTCGACCAGCAACGAGGGTAAGAGAAAGATGCAATCCCGTTTCAATCAATCCTTCAACAATATCCAAAACGATAGAATTAGGCACACTGCTTGCAACAAACAGAAGGGAAAATGGCGTTTGCGGTAATTTTTTACCAGTAAAAGTATTAAAGCAATCTGCGTATTTCTTCATTACGGGAATACCGGAAATTATAATTTTATTTTCAGGAATTCCGGCCCCTATAAGCTCTTTTTTTACAATATCTCCTCCGACAAAATATGTATCAACACCTTCATTCACCCACATTCTATGAAGGCCATAATCTGTCACCACTCCATAAATTTTCCCATCATACATACCTTGTTCTCTCATATAAGAAAGTACCGTGAGAGGAAAAAAGTGCGTACCCACACAAACATCGGGTTGATTTTCTGTAAGATAACGCATGAATTTCTTAACGTTTTCCATATTGATTTTCTCAAGTAACCGAAGAACGGCACTCTCTTCCCGATCCTGATCGGTTAATTCATACATGACTTTACAAGCGATATGGGCGTGTTCACTCACAAAAGCATAAACATCGCTATATGACCATTTAAAAAGATCACTTGAAAAATCAAGTAAATCCATAACTACATTTGGCACCTTCCGACTATCAAGTTCTTCTTGAATAGCCCTAGCCGCCGTTCTGTGTCCACTGCCGGCCGATACATAAACCAGATGAACCGGTCTCACAGTTTTCAACCTCCTTGTTTAATACAACCTCTTAGTGAATAAAAATAACTTTTGTGTATTATTATATCGTTTCTCTACAACGTGTTTTCTGTAAAAACACTGGTTTTAATAGTGAGGAGTTGAGTACATATGCTTGAAAAATTAGAAGGATCACACGGTTGTTTCGTTTGTGATACAAGCGGCACAAACCCTCGTTCGCTAATGCTTGAAATTTATTGGGATGAAGAAAGACATAATACCGTTATTTCCTTTACCCCCGATATTTCTCATTGCGGGTATGAGGGGGTTGTGCATGGTGGAATAATTGCCTCGATTTTCGATGACTCTATGGCATGGGCTATAAAAAAAGAAACTGGGAGCTGGGCGGTGACTGCCACGTTCGAAATACGATATAAAATGCCAGTGAAAGTAGGTGAGACCTATACTTTTCAAGGGAAAATAGAGACAGCACGAGGAAAAAAGATATGCACATCTGCGCTGGTCAAAGATTGCGATGAAAAGATATTGGCAACAGCATCTGCCTTGTTTATATTAAAAATCTAACGACTGAGCACAATATTTCTTAATCGTCTTTGTCCCTCTTCTGAAAGTTCTAACGAGGAAAGCTCTTTATCAAATGTTTCAATAGTTCCATATCCACCAAGGTAGCCATTGACTCTCGAGACAGCGGTTGACTTAAGAAATTCCTCAAGAGAGGAATAACGATGCTCATATTCACGAAAAAGCTCTCGGTTGAGCCTGAG of Aminobacterium sp. MB27-C1 contains these proteins:
- a CDS encoding ABC transporter ATP-binding protein, with amino-acid sequence MILSVEDLHFAYGQHLILKDISLSVGRQEMVMILGPNGSGKTTLLRCLNGINRPQKGTIHLEKKDMLHMSGRDIARRIGYVPQSCEKVRLTAFDAILLGRRPYVGWRLAESDIKKVDAIIHTLGLDDLALRYLDEMSGGELQKVTIARALVQEPQILLLDEPISSLDVRNQIEIMETLKHIIQGHGLSAVMSIHDLTMALRYGDRFIFMKKGEIRYVLGKKEISPSVIADIYDIDVDIEFIHGTPVIIPAW
- a CDS encoding glycosyltransferase gives rise to the protein MRPVHLVYVSAGSGHRTAARAIQEELDSRKVPNVVMDLLDFSSDLFKWSYSDVYAFVSEHAHIACKVMYELTDQDREESAVLRLLEKINMENVKKFMRYLTENQPDVCVGTHFFPLTVLSYMREQGMYDGKIYGVVTDYGLHRMWVNEGVDTYFVGGDIVKKELIGAGIPENKIIISGIPVMKKYADCFNTFTGKKLPQTPFSLLFVASSVPNSIVLDIVEGLIETGLHLSLTLVAGRNEDLIDQLKRRQIPERLHCKLLGFVNNLDHYMKEADLMITKPGGLTVSEAFCVGVPMLMINPIPKQEINNARYIESCGAGIWARSAADVVHHVRELHTAHNRLFELRCETRKLASPQAAKMIADTVLLSLNNH
- a CDS encoding phosphoribosyltransferase family protein, producing MKDIYELHLSGLTRNLKKVRVADDLVIASFVMLGDTELIERTAEDLYRKLPEGVDYLVCPEAKGIPLTHAIARRLGINYVIVRKSVKGYMENPVIEKVQSITTREPQVIVLDGLDAAKLENKKVCIVDDVVSTGGSLKALENLLSHVNCTVVAKVAVLLEEGGYDGKDVIYLEKLPVFKE
- a CDS encoding NCS2 family permease, with product MLTNILTALAVVVNGIPQGLLALSFGFAAFPTAIAFIIGIAGSLTFNSVATISFQAETITLAGTMGRNVKERLSLVFWGAAFLIIPSVLGLNEAIVQFIGPTIVSSMMAGVGIMLAYVAVELLNSERWSGTASMISGFAVWLITKDLAWTIIISVLVSTAIYNYLRVSKKVALEEVKVDLSRERFHFGNIEWQIWKHPRILVGGLALACLNIGANISFGKITGNIAGVNTNIDDLAIYSSLADMGSSLFGGGPVEAIISGTATAPNPILASVIMMALMALILLLKLLPVIGRYVHRSSIAGFLFILGTFVTFATNIQGAIVSAPEFAGPFGFGPWGMVIAATTLVSARWNPFFGLLAGLAIKFFFGV
- a CDS encoding PaaI family thioesterase, whose product is MLEKLEGSHGCFVCDTSGTNPRSLMLEIYWDEERHNTVISFTPDISHCGYEGVVHGGIIASIFDDSMAWAIKKETGSWAVTATFEIRYKMPVKVGETYTFQGKIETARGKKICTSALVKDCDEKILATASALFILKI
- a CDS encoding iron ABC transporter substrate-binding protein, translating into MKWRKTLCSMLLFCIVIFPLQGMASEKSDTLQIITDGTGQQIEVPSSIQHVVCSGSGCLRLLTYLQAQDLVVAVEDNEKRKDFGPRPYALANPQFRDMPLMGEFRGNAHPELILGLSPLPEVIFKTYPDAGIPARVLQEKTGIPVVGLNYGNLAHLREDLYASLRIMGKIVDRADRAEAIIEYFEKSIADLEQRTQNIADSERKTCYVGGVASRGAHGFRSTELAYPPFIFTKARHVASPDHGVSNKNTHADIAREKLLEWDPDIIFVDLSTLNGGEQTNAVWELKNDPVYKELRAVKSGNVYGVLPYNWYTQNFGSILADAYFVGKILYPDHFEDIDPAQKADEIYTFLVGKGVFEEINALFSHMAFKKIPLK
- a CDS encoding VIT1/CCC1 transporter family protein; the encoded protein is MTASDDLKRYKRNLLEELEAAELYDIMTLHEKNESLADIYKRLAETERSHAAKWVKKIEESGGVVPVFKKGWRLRTYTFLSKVLGTSFILPSVAAIESKAGSSYSEQNDPLAQSMAAQERSHSRIFRVLSKEGKGLEGGAVARLEGRHPATGGNALRAAVLGANDGLVSNLSLVMGVAGAEMSAHTILITGLAGLLAGAISMALGEWLSVQSSRELYENQIGIEQEELEESPEEEMEELALIYQAKGIAPEKARQMAHHMISDPNTALDTLAREELGIDPDELGGSAWEAALTSFFLFSIGAIFPVFPFFFLEGTAAIILSALLSTIGLFLIGAGITLVTGKSLLFSGLRQIFFGLSAAGVTYVIGRLIGVSLGG
- a CDS encoding FmdE family protein, which produces MTLPTITSENLEQIISFHGHWCPGLAIGIRAAQIALSQIGHSSDEEMVALCETDMCGIDAVQFLTGCTLGKGNLIVRPYGKMAFSFYRRKDGKAIRLVLKKDSGKGTGSSDYRELQKKVNMNTITEEERLHFEELRKERCNAIMTMPIDELFEIKEVREPVPAHAPMTGSLTCALCGESVMETKARFFQGNSYCLPCFEKIVPRP
- a CDS encoding iron ABC transporter permease, with amino-acid sequence MHLEEGTLSPVYKEYQVKKRLWLGMGLVLLAVTVVMSISLGAVRIPPMDVLATLTGRGEMSKWRLIIWNVRLPQTLAALVAGAALSVAGVVMQSILRNPLGSPFTLGISNAAAFGAALSVMVLGAGKMHSSQADAIAIFSPFAATGAAFLSSLIATGIIILLSRMRGASPESMALTGVALASLFTAATMLLQYFADDAQLAAMVFWTFGDVARAGWKELRIMSLFIGIVLIYFFIHRWDYNAIDAGEEAALGLGVQVQRIRLMGMLCASLVSAVIVAFVGVIGFVGLVCPHMVRLIIGDDHRFLIPGTAIFGALLLLGADTAARLILAPRILPVSVLTSFLGAPLFIWLVLRRGRS